The Synergistaceae bacterium sequence TAAGAAGCGGTGTGACCGGAGTAGACAAGGAGAACAGTCAGGTTTATGAGTTTTCTTTAAAGCTTGAATCAAATCCGGAATTTACTGCAAGTGTTATAGTCGCATATGCGAGAGCAGTTCATAGAATGGCAGCAAATGGCGCAAGTGGAGCAGTAACTGTTTTTGATATCCCCCCAGCACTCATTTCACCTGTTTCCAATGAAGAACTGCGCAAGCTAATTTTATAAATATAAAAGTTTTAAAATTATATTTAAGACAAAACAACGGCCGCACTTAATTTGCAAAAGAAGCGGCCGTTGTTTCTATCTATGTTTTCGTTGACTGATATTAATCTAAGACTATTTTTTCTATTTTATTTTCCAACAGAGGCGCCGGATCAAAATACTCTCCGTTCCAAGCGAGGCTGAAATGGAGATGCGGGCCAGTCACTCTTCCCGTTTGTCCCGACAATCCCAATACAGTCCCTGCTTTTACCTCCTGATTTTCTTTCACTTCAATCTTTGACATGTGGCAATAAAAGGAGATTAATCCAGCTCCGTGGTTGAGCATTACGAATTTGCCGGCAAACCAGTAATCTCCCATCAACACAACTGTGCCGTCTGCCGCCGCCTTAATTGGCGTGCCTGTTGCGGCTCTCATGTCAAGACCGTTGTGTCGTCCCTTAAGCTCTCCATTGAAATACCTGCTTTTACCATAAGGCGAGGTATAAATCCCCGGTACGGGCCGCACGAGTGGAAGTTTTGGCGCCTTACCTGGTGTTACGGTGGTTAGAGCTTTTTTCGTTAACTCCGTTTCTTTTCTCACTCTTTCCAAAGCTTCTTTTGAAAGTTGAGTCATTGTAGGAGACACGGTAAGTTTTTCTGAAGGATAGATCTTTTCGGCCAATTCAACCTCATACTCTTTTGTCTTTACTACAGAGTCCTCTGTCCAATAAATTTTTATCTGTTGTGGTCCAGGTTTTGTATTTTTTAAGTCTGTCCCGATTAGGGAA is a genomic window containing:
- a CDS encoding M23 family metallopeptidase encodes the protein MLPVNSTEDGNEYSSLIGTDLKNTKPGPQQIKIYWTEDSVVKTKEYEVELAEKIYPSEKLTVSPTMTQLSKEALERVRKETELTKKALTTVTPGKAPKLPLVRPVPGIYTSPYGKSRYFNGELKGRHNGLDMRAATGTPIKAAADGTVVLMGDYWFAGKFVMLNHGAGLISFYCHMSKIEVKENQEVKAGTVLGLSGQTGRVTGPHLHFSLAWNGEYFDPAPLLENKIEKIVLD